In Drosophila santomea strain STO CAGO 1482 chromosome 3L, Prin_Dsan_1.1, whole genome shotgun sequence, a single window of DNA contains:
- the LOC120450542 gene encoding sterol regulatory element-binding protein 1 isoform X1, translating into MDTTLLNLIDAPLDESMDLFKAEDAFDTFDAELHSDMLDIILNDMDLEPTQMYNMLQLDEPRTHPQQTQSGEQQPQSVEQRPHVKSEHSSPVHIKEELQQQQHQSPLLVYKPESIIAPNYNLPQQQQAGLLKAAQPTATIHHMDAQRLPPNATVYPPTLGSSFVYQSMSPPTSPIESVSQNVNVMQPVAAAPAPVSQQSYPQPFITYNSKAGLTSDEAMYLLLQPTVASPTPSPPVAPPPPTGSSSRASKVRVAPLAPSPAVMEVQGKVPINRVQPKVKEVKRSAHNAIERRYRTSINDKINELKNLVVGEQAKLNKSAVLRKSIDKIRDLQRQNHDLKAELQRLQRELMARDGSKVKDLLQLGTRPGRASKKRRESSQTFSTDAGLTPPRSDVSDPSLSPMHSDISLPPSPYGGSNASCSSGSSSSNEEPLVVSSSMRGMATHSRLGLCMFMFAILAVNPFKTFIQRGQYGSNDDIGDMSGQRRILSYDADGDGFAGWQQSSWIWLLNLTVMLGCLVKLLVYGDPQLDAQTDAYCQHRQRADSHFAQGQSAQAYAGYLNCLHMFGLSLPSSRLECYLQTTWQFLRFLFHRLWLGRVLSRRTGGLFSNAASRKQALASARELALLFNRLNQLQLTGNGGRGDMNGIMMALFASNMAEVAHNLLTPRETICIHVMTALRMKRSAPKWLQQLFARYYMSRARHECGRTRATEQTQELRWAFTAYGYRYCATHVFAYDLNDSGEQDGFFTRLRNPCDPTAHVIKQYREHLLFKAIQCLVGAGHKSGGLPTSSVSGETEQLQQQQHSGTIVSNVLKYTSLLRDTLWADEDERDTNVVWWANVLEIAVHWLLGEDTLAEQLYGSIKQMPAQLQKSGENDHLPKALHAVLRAKMILLKNNGNALDKSLKQLVNILCDESSVQLQECLTVNRITDAKGIKLLFQLLTCDWLLETRTALWELEHLNMEDDGFYQVPGEVLEKFQTDLNSLRSIVENIPNAQSRIYLYEAVCRLMAGASPCPTQQLLDRSLRSRNAHSSIFCGSKDRRHQNFVGGERERASAMYVACKYLPPALLSSPGERAGMLAEAAKTLEKVGDKRKLKECYQLMKSLGNGIGSVKA; encoded by the exons ATGGACACGACACTGTTGAACTTAATAGATGCCCCCCTGGACGAGTCCATGGATTTGTTCAAGGCGGAGGATGCCTTCGATACGTTTGACGCCGAGCTGCACTCGGACATGCTGGACATCATCCTCAACGACATGGACCTGGAGCCGACGCAGATGTACAACATGCTTCAGCTGGACGAGCCTCGAACGCATCCCCAGCAGACGCAGTCCGGAGAGCAGCAGCCGCAGTCCGTTGAGCAACGACCGCACGTGAAGAGCGAGCACTCTTCGCCAGTACACATcaaggaggagctgcagcagcagcaacaccagtCACCGCTACTCGTCTACAAGCCGGAGTCAATCATAGCCCCCAACTACAATCTTccccagcaacagcaggcggGCCTTTTAAAGGCCGCCCAGCCAACGGCCACCATACATCACATGGATGCTCAGCGGCTGCCGCCGAACGCGACGGTGTATCCTCCAACTCTGGGCAGCAGCTTTGTCTACCAGTCCATGTCCCCGCCCACGTCGCCGATAGAATCTGTGTCCCAGAATGTAAACGTCATGCAGCctgttgctgcagctcctgctcctgtgTCCCAGCAGTCTTATCCACAACCCTTCATTACGTACAATTCTAAGGCCGGATTGACCTCCGATGAAGCCATGTACTTGCTCTTGCAGCCGACGGTGGCCAGTCCAACGCCATCTCCACCTGTagctccaccaccaccaacaggCTCAAGTAGTCGGGCCAGCAAGGTGCGAGTGGCACCACTGGCTCCGTCACCTGCCGTTATGGAAGTCCAGGGCAAGGTACCTATTAACCGGGTTCAACCCAAGGTAAAGGAAGTGAAGCGATCGGCCCACAACGCCATCGAGCGGCGCTATCGTACCTCAATCAACGACAAGATTAACGAGCTGAAGAACTTGGTGGTGGGAGAGCAGGCCAAGCTGAACAAATCCGCAGTACTGCGGAAATCTATAGACAAGATTCGGGATCTGCAACGCCAGAATCACGATCTGAAGGCAGAGTTGCAGCGCCTGCAGAGGGAGCTAATGGCCCGGGACGGCTCCAAGGTTAAGGATCTACTTCAGCTGGGCACTCGGCCAGGAAGAGCCTCCAAGAAGCGCCGCGAGAGCTCTCAGACCTTTTCCACGGATGCCGGACTGACACCGCCACGCAGTGATGTATCGGATCCTTCGCTCTCGCCCATGCACTCGGACATCTCGTTGCCGCCATCACCCTATGGTGGCTCCAAcgccagctgcagcagcggcagcagtagcagcaatGAAGAACCACTAGTAGTGTCCAGCTCTATGCGCGGCATGGCCACCCATTCTCGACTCGGACTATGCATGTTTATGTTTGCTATTCTGGCCGTCAATCCCTTCAAGACCTTTATACAGCGCGGACAGTATGGCAGTAATGACGATATTGGCGACATGAGCGGTCAAAGACGCATTCTCTCTTACGACGCGGATG GTGATGGATTTGCTGGCTGGCAACAGAGTTCCTGGATATGGCTATTGAACCTGACAGTGATGCTCGGCTGCTTGGTGAAACTGCTGGTTTACGGTGATCCGCAGCTGGACGCGCAGACGGACGCCTACTGTCAGCACAGGCAGCGGGCTGACTCCCATTTTGCCCAAGGGCAGTCGGCTCAGGCCTACGCCGGTTACCTCAACTGTCTGCATATGTTTGGATTAAGTCTGCCGTCGTCACGCTTAGAGTGCTATTTGCAGACCACGTGGCAGTTTCTTCGATTTCTCTTCCATCGCCTCTGGCTTGGTCGGGTGTTATCGCGGCGGACCGGTGGGCTATTTAGTAATGCCGCTAGCCGGAAACAGGCGCTGGCCTCTGCACGAGAACTGGCCCTGCTTTTCAACCGACTGAATCAATTGCAACTAACTGGAAACGGGGGCCGCGGTGATATGAACGGCATTATGATGGCACTATTCGCCAGCAACATGGCTGAGGTGGCTCACAATCTACTGACTCCGCGCGAGACAATCTGCATACACGTAATGACAGCGTTGCGAATGAAGCGCAGTGCCCCCAAATGGTTGCAACAGCTTTTCGCCCGATACTACATGAGCCGGGCTCGTCATGAGTGTGGTCGAACTAGGGCTACCGAGCAAACGCAGGAGCTACGTTGGGCATTCACTGCCTATGGATATCGCTACTGCGCCACGCACGTCTTTGCGTACGACCTTAACGACTCCGGCGAGCAGGATGGATTTTTCACACGTCTTAGGAATCCATGTGATCCCACTGCCCACGTCATTAAG CAATATCGTGAGCATTTGCTGTTTAAGGCCATTCAGTGTCTGGTAGGGGCGGGCCACAAGTCGGGAGGTCTGCCTACATCTTCTGTGAGCGGAGAGACGGAAcagttgcagcaacagcaacacagcGGCACAATCGTCAGCAATGTACTTAAGTACACCTCTCTCCTTAGAGACACTCTGTGGGCTGATGAAGATGAGCGGGATACAAATGTAGTGTGGTGGGCCAATGTTTTGGAGATCGCAGTGCACTGGCTCCTTGGTGAAGACACGCTGGCCGAGCAATTGTACGGCAGCATCAAGCAAATGCCCGCGCAGCTGCAAAAGAGTGGCGAAAACGATCATCTGCCCAAGGCGCTGCACGCAGTGCTACGAGCTAAGATGATCTTACTAAA AAATAATGGCAACGCACTGGACAAAAGCCTTAAGCAATTGGTCAACATCCTCTGCGATGAGTCGAGCGTGCAGCTCCAAGAATGCTTAACTGTTAATCGAATCACCGACGCCAAGGGCATAAAGCTG ctTTTCCAATTGCTCACCTGCGATTGGCTTCTCGAAACTAGGACTGCTTTGTGGGAGCTAGAGCACTTGAATATGGAGGATGATGGCTTTTACCAAGTGCCCGGTGAAGTGCTCGAGAAGTTCCAGACCGATTTGAATTCGTTGCGCAGCATTGTGGAGAATATTCCG AATGCTCAATCGCGTATATATTTGTACGAAGCAGTTTGTCGGCTGATGGCTGGAGCTTCACCGTGTCCAACGCAACAGCTTTTGGACAGGAGTCTGCGTTCACGCAACGCCCACTCGTCTATCTTCTGCGGCAGCAAGGATCGGCGGCACCAGAACTTCGTGGGCGGGGAGCGGGAACGGGCGTCTGCCATGTACGTGGCCTGCAAGTATCTCCCGCCCGCGTTGCTCAGCTCTCCAGGTGAACGTGCGGGCATGTTAGCCGAGGCGGCCAAAACCCTGGAAAAGGTGGGCGACAAGCGGAAGCTGAAGGAGTGCTACCAGCTGATGAAGTCGCTGGGCAACGGCATTGGCAGCGTGAAGGCTTAG
- the LOC120450542 gene encoding sterol regulatory element-binding protein 1 isoform X2 → MENPSTRELKMQIKADNAFKMDTTLLNLIDAPLDESMDLFKAEDAFDTFDAELHSDMLDIILNDMDLEPTQMYNMLQLDEPRTHPQQTQSGEQQPQSVEQRPHVKSEHSSPVHIKEELQQQQHQSPLLVYKPESIIAPNYNLPQQQQAGLLKAAQPTATIHHMDAQRLPPNATVYPPTLGSSFVYQSMSPPTSPIESVSQNVNVMQPVAAAPAPVSQQSYPQPFITYNSKAGLTSDEAMYLLLQPTVASPTPSPPVAPPPPTGSSSRASKVRVAPLAPSPAVMEVQGKVPINRVQPKVKEVKRSAHNAIERRYRTSINDKINELKNLVVGEQAKLNKSAVLRKSIDKIRDLQRQNHDLKAELQRLQRELMARDGSKVKDLLQLGTRPGRASKKRRESSQTFSTDAGLTPPRSDVSDPSLSPMHSDISLPPSPYGGSNASCSSGSSSSNEEPLVVSSSMRGMATHSRLGLCMFMFAILAVNPFKTFIQRGQYGSNDDIGDMSGQRRILSYDADGDGFAGWQQSSWIWLLNLTVMLGCLVKLLVYGDPQLDAQTDAYCQHRQRADSHFAQGQSAQAYAGYLNCLHMFGLSLPSSRLECYLQTTWQFLRFLFHRLWLGRVLSRRTGGLFSNAASRKQALASARELALLFNRLNQLQLTGNGGRGDMNGIMMALFASNMAEVAHNLLTPRETICIHVMTALRMKRSAPKWLQQLFARYYMSRARHECGRTRATEQTQELRWAFTAYGYRYCATHVFAYDLNDSGEQDGFFTRLRNPCDPTAHVIKQYREHLLFKAIQCLVGAGHKSGGLPTSSVSGETEQLQQQQHSGTIVSNVLKYTSLLRDTLWADEDERDTNVVWWANVLEIAVHWLLGEDTLAEQLYGSIKQMPAQLQKSGENDHLPKALHAVLRAKMILLKNNGNALDKSLKQLVNILCDESSVQLQECLTVNRITDAKGIKLLFQLLTCDWLLETRTALWELEHLNMEDDGFYQVPGEVLEKFQTDLNSLRSIVENIPNAQSRIYLYEAVCRLMAGASPCPTQQLLDRSLRSRNAHSSIFCGSKDRRHQNFVGGERERASAMYVACKYLPPALLSSPGERAGMLAEAAKTLEKVGDKRKLKECYQLMKSLGNGIGSVKA, encoded by the exons ATGGAAAACCCAAGCACTCGTGAACTAAAAATGCAGATAAAAGCCGATAATG CATTCAAAATGGACACGACACTGTTGAACTTAATAGATGCCCCCCTGGACGAGTCCATGGATTTGTTCAAGGCGGAGGATGCCTTCGATACGTTTGACGCCGAGCTGCACTCGGACATGCTGGACATCATCCTCAACGACATGGACCTGGAGCCGACGCAGATGTACAACATGCTTCAGCTGGACGAGCCTCGAACGCATCCCCAGCAGACGCAGTCCGGAGAGCAGCAGCCGCAGTCCGTTGAGCAACGACCGCACGTGAAGAGCGAGCACTCTTCGCCAGTACACATcaaggaggagctgcagcagcagcaacaccagtCACCGCTACTCGTCTACAAGCCGGAGTCAATCATAGCCCCCAACTACAATCTTccccagcaacagcaggcggGCCTTTTAAAGGCCGCCCAGCCAACGGCCACCATACATCACATGGATGCTCAGCGGCTGCCGCCGAACGCGACGGTGTATCCTCCAACTCTGGGCAGCAGCTTTGTCTACCAGTCCATGTCCCCGCCCACGTCGCCGATAGAATCTGTGTCCCAGAATGTAAACGTCATGCAGCctgttgctgcagctcctgctcctgtgTCCCAGCAGTCTTATCCACAACCCTTCATTACGTACAATTCTAAGGCCGGATTGACCTCCGATGAAGCCATGTACTTGCTCTTGCAGCCGACGGTGGCCAGTCCAACGCCATCTCCACCTGTagctccaccaccaccaacaggCTCAAGTAGTCGGGCCAGCAAGGTGCGAGTGGCACCACTGGCTCCGTCACCTGCCGTTATGGAAGTCCAGGGCAAGGTACCTATTAACCGGGTTCAACCCAAGGTAAAGGAAGTGAAGCGATCGGCCCACAACGCCATCGAGCGGCGCTATCGTACCTCAATCAACGACAAGATTAACGAGCTGAAGAACTTGGTGGTGGGAGAGCAGGCCAAGCTGAACAAATCCGCAGTACTGCGGAAATCTATAGACAAGATTCGGGATCTGCAACGCCAGAATCACGATCTGAAGGCAGAGTTGCAGCGCCTGCAGAGGGAGCTAATGGCCCGGGACGGCTCCAAGGTTAAGGATCTACTTCAGCTGGGCACTCGGCCAGGAAGAGCCTCCAAGAAGCGCCGCGAGAGCTCTCAGACCTTTTCCACGGATGCCGGACTGACACCGCCACGCAGTGATGTATCGGATCCTTCGCTCTCGCCCATGCACTCGGACATCTCGTTGCCGCCATCACCCTATGGTGGCTCCAAcgccagctgcagcagcggcagcagtagcagcaatGAAGAACCACTAGTAGTGTCCAGCTCTATGCGCGGCATGGCCACCCATTCTCGACTCGGACTATGCATGTTTATGTTTGCTATTCTGGCCGTCAATCCCTTCAAGACCTTTATACAGCGCGGACAGTATGGCAGTAATGACGATATTGGCGACATGAGCGGTCAAAGACGCATTCTCTCTTACGACGCGGATG GTGATGGATTTGCTGGCTGGCAACAGAGTTCCTGGATATGGCTATTGAACCTGACAGTGATGCTCGGCTGCTTGGTGAAACTGCTGGTTTACGGTGATCCGCAGCTGGACGCGCAGACGGACGCCTACTGTCAGCACAGGCAGCGGGCTGACTCCCATTTTGCCCAAGGGCAGTCGGCTCAGGCCTACGCCGGTTACCTCAACTGTCTGCATATGTTTGGATTAAGTCTGCCGTCGTCACGCTTAGAGTGCTATTTGCAGACCACGTGGCAGTTTCTTCGATTTCTCTTCCATCGCCTCTGGCTTGGTCGGGTGTTATCGCGGCGGACCGGTGGGCTATTTAGTAATGCCGCTAGCCGGAAACAGGCGCTGGCCTCTGCACGAGAACTGGCCCTGCTTTTCAACCGACTGAATCAATTGCAACTAACTGGAAACGGGGGCCGCGGTGATATGAACGGCATTATGATGGCACTATTCGCCAGCAACATGGCTGAGGTGGCTCACAATCTACTGACTCCGCGCGAGACAATCTGCATACACGTAATGACAGCGTTGCGAATGAAGCGCAGTGCCCCCAAATGGTTGCAACAGCTTTTCGCCCGATACTACATGAGCCGGGCTCGTCATGAGTGTGGTCGAACTAGGGCTACCGAGCAAACGCAGGAGCTACGTTGGGCATTCACTGCCTATGGATATCGCTACTGCGCCACGCACGTCTTTGCGTACGACCTTAACGACTCCGGCGAGCAGGATGGATTTTTCACACGTCTTAGGAATCCATGTGATCCCACTGCCCACGTCATTAAG CAATATCGTGAGCATTTGCTGTTTAAGGCCATTCAGTGTCTGGTAGGGGCGGGCCACAAGTCGGGAGGTCTGCCTACATCTTCTGTGAGCGGAGAGACGGAAcagttgcagcaacagcaacacagcGGCACAATCGTCAGCAATGTACTTAAGTACACCTCTCTCCTTAGAGACACTCTGTGGGCTGATGAAGATGAGCGGGATACAAATGTAGTGTGGTGGGCCAATGTTTTGGAGATCGCAGTGCACTGGCTCCTTGGTGAAGACACGCTGGCCGAGCAATTGTACGGCAGCATCAAGCAAATGCCCGCGCAGCTGCAAAAGAGTGGCGAAAACGATCATCTGCCCAAGGCGCTGCACGCAGTGCTACGAGCTAAGATGATCTTACTAAA AAATAATGGCAACGCACTGGACAAAAGCCTTAAGCAATTGGTCAACATCCTCTGCGATGAGTCGAGCGTGCAGCTCCAAGAATGCTTAACTGTTAATCGAATCACCGACGCCAAGGGCATAAAGCTG ctTTTCCAATTGCTCACCTGCGATTGGCTTCTCGAAACTAGGACTGCTTTGTGGGAGCTAGAGCACTTGAATATGGAGGATGATGGCTTTTACCAAGTGCCCGGTGAAGTGCTCGAGAAGTTCCAGACCGATTTGAATTCGTTGCGCAGCATTGTGGAGAATATTCCG AATGCTCAATCGCGTATATATTTGTACGAAGCAGTTTGTCGGCTGATGGCTGGAGCTTCACCGTGTCCAACGCAACAGCTTTTGGACAGGAGTCTGCGTTCACGCAACGCCCACTCGTCTATCTTCTGCGGCAGCAAGGATCGGCGGCACCAGAACTTCGTGGGCGGGGAGCGGGAACGGGCGTCTGCCATGTACGTGGCCTGCAAGTATCTCCCGCCCGCGTTGCTCAGCTCTCCAGGTGAACGTGCGGGCATGTTAGCCGAGGCGGCCAAAACCCTGGAAAAGGTGGGCGACAAGCGGAAGCTGAAGGAGTGCTACCAGCTGATGAAGTCGCTGGGCAACGGCATTGGCAGCGTGAAGGCTTAG